A portion of the Musa acuminata AAA Group cultivar baxijiao chromosome BXJ1-1, Cavendish_Baxijiao_AAA, whole genome shotgun sequence genome contains these proteins:
- the LOC135672287 gene encoding putative wall-associated receptor kinase-like 16 yields the protein MGVLLGYRLFQLLMLPLVGAAASAAAAPKGCRTRCGEVDVPYPFGIDPNCSREGFSLNCSRTAEDHEKLFVLNVEIVNISLPLGHARMLGEISWQCYSARTNSTDNRTWSLDFADKPYRFSDDLNKFTVIGCDTLAYIRGLKGNGSYRSGCVSSCQNEVSLDNRSSCSGIGCCQTSIPKDLTYYEVEFYSNFDSTSTWNFSYCSYAVLLEANQFEFQASYITMTNFWSNRNSTVPLVVDWAIGNETCEVAQRDITSYACISEHSECLNSSNGPGYLCNCSSGYHGNPYVAHGCQDIDECSDKYRYPCHGICQNLPGNYSCFCPRGTYGDAFTGTCTHTQHQKLPSSTKVAIGTGSGLIFLLISGMCIYVILQRRKFIKIKERYFREHGGWILLEEIKAKERYFREQGLAFKIFAKEELEKATEKYDPNRVLGRGGQGTVYKGVMEDSRVVAIKKPKIIDESQKNEFGKELLILSQINHKNIVKLLGCCLEVEVPMLVYEFVSNGTLFQLIHDNNSASTFSLATRLRIAHESAEALAYLHSSASPPIIHGDVKSSNILLDENYTAKVSDFGASKLVPKDEDQFATLVQGTCGYLDPEYLQTCQLTEKSDVYSFGVVLLELMTRKKPIYFEASEEDRSLASCFILATKENRLMEILDDQVRNEGDTELIREMSELAKQCLKFTGEERPTMKQVAEELDRLRKFKQHPWVPQNLEEIESLLSQPSVDHETYYHGIETTTSYNPEKRLGLDIEYGR from the exons ATGGGTGTGCTGTTAGGGTATCGCTTGTTCCAGCTGTTGATGCTGCCGCTAGTGGGTGCAGCGGCATCTGCAGCAGCTGCACCGAAAGGCTGCCGAACGAGATGCGGCGAGGTTGACGTCCCCTACCCTTTTGGCATCGATCCTAACTGTTCGAGGGAAGGCTTCTCACTAAATTGCAGCAGAACGGCTGAAGACCACGAGAAACTTTTTGTGTTAAATGTCGAGATCGTCAATATCTCATTGCCACTAGGCCATGCACGCATGCTCGGTGAAATATCGTGGCAGTGTTACAGCGCTCGCACCAATTCTACCGACAACAGAACCTGGTCTCTGGATTTCGCCGACAAACCATACAGATTCTCCGACGACCTCAACAAGTTCACTGTGATCGGCTGCGACACCCTCGCCTACATCAGGGGTTTGAAAGGGAACGGCAGCTACCGGAGCGGTTGCGTGTCTTCGTGTCAAAACGAGGTGAGTTTGGACAACAGGTCATCATGCTCCGGCATCGGCTGCTGCCAAACCTCCATTCCCAAGGACCTCACATACTATGAGGTCGAGTTTTATTCAAATTTCGACAGCACGAGCACCTGGAACTTCAGTTACTGCAGCTATGCCGTATTGTTGGAGGCGaatcagtttgaattccaagCATCTTACATCACAATGACAAATTTCTGGTCCAACAGAAACAGCACGGTACCTTTGGTGGTGGATTGGGCGATCGGAAACGAGACATGCGAGGTTGCACAGCGCGACATAACCTCCTACGCCTGCATCAGCGAGCACAGCGAGTGTTTGAACTCTTCCAATGGTCCTGGGTATCTTTGTAACTGTTCGAGTGGCTACCATGGCAATCCTTATGTCGCTCATGGCTGCCAAG ACATCGACGAATGTTCTGATAAATATCGATATCCTTGCCATGGCATCTGCCAGAACCTGCCCGGTAACTACAGTTGTTTCTGCCCGCGAGGTACATATGGTGATGCTTTCACTGGAACATGCACCCACACCCAACACCAGAAACTCCCATCATCAACGAAGGTGGCTATAG GTACTGGCAGCGGCTTGATCTTTCTACTAATATCCGGCATGTGTATCTATGTGATTCTTCAAAGAAGAAAATTCATCAAGATTAAGGAAAGATATTTTAGAGAACATGGAGGTTGGATATTATTGGAAGAGATCAAGGCTAAAGAAAGATATTTTAGAGAACAAGGCCTTGCATTTAAGATATTTGCCAAAGAAGAATTAGAAAAAGCTACAGAAAAGTATGATCCGAACCGAGTCCTTGGCAGAGGAGGACAGGGCACCGTTTACAAAGGAGTCATGGAGGACAGTCGTGTCGTTGCCATCAAGAAACCCAAGATCATTGATGAGAGCCAAAAGAATGAATTTGGAAAAGAGCTGCTTATTCTGTCGCAGATCAACCACAAGAACATAGTTAAGCTCTTGGGTTGTTGCTTGGAAGTGGAGGTTCCGATGCTGGTTTATGAGTTTGTCTCGAACGGGACCTTGTTCCAGCTGATCCACGACAACAACAGTGCATCTACCTTTTCCTTGGCCACTCGCTTGAGGATCGCTCATGAGTCTGCCGAAGCTCTGGCCTACTTGCATTCATCGGCTTCGCCTCCCATCATTCATGGCGACGTGAAGTCTTCCAACATCCTTTTAGATGAAAACTATACAGCAAAAGTTTCTGACTTTGGAGCTTCGAAGCTGGTTCCAAAAGACGAGGATCAGTTTGCTACCTTGGTGCAAGGGACTTGTGGTTACTTGGATCCAGAGTACCTCCAAACCTGCCAGTTGACAGAGAAAAGTGATGTTTATAGCTTCGGCGTGGTGCTTCTGGAGCTGATGACCCGCAAGAAGCCAATTTATTTTGAAGCATCTGAAGAAGACAGGAGCCTCGCATCATGTTTTATTCTGGCGACGAAGGAGAATCGACTTATGGAGATCTTGGATGATCAGGTGAGAAACGAAGGGGATACGGAACTGATTCGAGAAATGAGCGAGCTCGCAAAGCAATGCTTGAAGTTCACGGGAGAAGAAAGGCCTACGATGAAGCAAGTGGCGGAAGAGCTCGACAGGTTGAGAAAATTCAAGCAGCACCCGTGGGTACCGCAGAATCTTGAGGAGATTGAGAGCTTGCTCAGTCAACCATCGGTTGACCATGAGACATATTATCATGGAATTGAAACCACTACTAGCTATAATCCAGAGAAAAGATTGGGATTGGACATCGAATATGGAAGATGA